Proteins found in one Nocardia brasiliensis ATCC 700358 genomic segment:
- a CDS encoding alpha-(1->6)-mannopyranosyltransferase A has protein sequence MASPETRAAKATVTDIDGHAPKTTAQRESAATDTSSVRSWMRTSAVFLRTPEGHAALLGFYGAIMITLGGFGAGSTRKRDPLLEALHLSWLRYGHGYALCTIVIWIGVLLMITAWVRLGRATIGKGDRPDVPVTLNELRAIVGIWITPLLFAVPMFSQDVYSYLAQGALLRDGFDPYVDGPVKNPGVLLDNVSPVWKNTTAPYGPIFLLLGRGITSITGENVVAGTIAMRLVMLPGLALMMWAVPYLTKHLGGKPTVALWLAVLNPLVLIHLFGGVHNEMLMVGLMCAAIALVLERHHVAGIVVLAIGVAIKATAGVALPFLVWIWMLHERERRAAQRTRRAPDQLPESERPHDAAEPTEDMPHPALMFAKIAGLGLSVFAAVFVAASAIAGVGIGWLTALSGSKKIINWLSLPTIMMHMVGWVTTLDGGKVLNVTRLLCMLALVALLAWTWWRFRHSEREAVFGILIAFVAIVILSPAALPWYYSWPLALAAGFALSTTTLMVLVGVCTWLMLVFQPDGSIGLYSFWHVAAATFAAVVAALSLRTVDPLRLRAATPSTEPATPART, from the coding sequence ATGGCATCCCCCGAAACGCGCGCCGCAAAGGCCACAGTGACAGATATCGACGGCCACGCACCGAAAACCACAGCGCAGCGCGAATCGGCCGCCACCGACACGTCGAGTGTGCGGTCCTGGATGCGTACCAGTGCCGTCTTCCTGCGCACCCCCGAGGGACACGCGGCGCTGCTCGGGTTCTACGGCGCGATCATGATCACCCTCGGCGGGTTCGGCGCGGGCAGCACCCGCAAGCGCGACCCGCTGCTCGAGGCGCTACACCTGTCCTGGCTACGTTACGGCCACGGCTACGCGCTCTGCACGATCGTGATCTGGATCGGCGTGCTGCTGATGATCACCGCGTGGGTCCGGCTGGGCCGCGCCACGATCGGCAAGGGCGACAGACCCGACGTGCCCGTAACGTTGAACGAATTGCGGGCCATCGTCGGAATCTGGATCACCCCGCTGCTTTTCGCGGTGCCGATGTTCAGCCAGGACGTCTACTCCTACCTGGCGCAGGGCGCACTGCTGCGTGACGGTTTCGACCCGTATGTCGACGGCCCGGTGAAGAACCCCGGCGTGCTGCTCGACAACGTGAGTCCCGTCTGGAAGAACACCACCGCGCCCTACGGGCCGATATTCCTGCTGCTCGGTCGCGGTATCACCAGCATCACCGGCGAGAACGTCGTCGCGGGCACCATCGCGATGCGGCTGGTGATGCTGCCCGGCCTCGCGCTGATGATGTGGGCCGTGCCGTATCTGACCAAGCACCTCGGCGGCAAGCCGACGGTCGCGCTGTGGCTCGCGGTGCTCAACCCGCTGGTGCTGATCCACCTCTTCGGCGGCGTGCACAACGAGATGCTGATGGTCGGCCTGATGTGCGCGGCCATCGCGCTGGTGCTGGAGCGCCACCACGTCGCGGGCATCGTGGTGCTGGCGATCGGCGTGGCGATCAAGGCGACCGCCGGTGTCGCGCTGCCGTTCCTGGTGTGGATCTGGATGCTGCACGAGCGCGAGCGGCGCGCGGCCCAGCGCACGCGTCGCGCGCCGGACCAGTTACCGGAGAGCGAACGCCCGCACGATGCCGCGGAACCGACCGAGGACATGCCGCACCCGGCGCTGATGTTCGCCAAGATCGCCGGACTCGGCCTGAGCGTGTTCGCGGCGGTCTTCGTCGCGGCCTCCGCCATCGCGGGCGTCGGCATCGGCTGGCTGACCGCACTGTCCGGCTCGAAGAAGATCATCAACTGGCTCTCGCTGCCGACCATCATGATGCACATGGTCGGCTGGGTGACGACGCTGGACGGCGGCAAGGTGCTCAACGTGACCCGGCTGCTGTGCATGCTCGCGCTCGTCGCGCTGCTCGCCTGGACCTGGTGGCGGTTCCGGCACAGCGAGCGCGAGGCGGTGTTCGGCATCCTGATCGCCTTCGTCGCGATCGTCATCCTCTCCCCCGCCGCGCTGCCCTGGTACTACTCGTGGCCGCTCGCGCTGGCCGCCGGATTCGCGCTGTCCACCACGACATTGATGGTGCTCGTCGGAGTGTGCACCTGGCTGATGCTGGTGTTCCAACCCGACGGCTCGATCGGGCTCTACTCCTTCTGGCACGTCGCGGCCGCGACGTTCGCCGCGGTGGTGGCGGCCCTGTCGCTGCGCACGGTCGATCCGCTGCGGCTGCGGGCCGCGACGCCGAGCACCGAACCGGCCACGCCCGCCCGGACATGA
- the crtI gene encoding phytoene desaturase family protein, with translation MPDVKTVAGPTDRVVVVGAGLSGLSAALYLTGAGRQVTLLERADHPGGRVGRYQGADYEIDSGATILTLPELVADALAAVGRTPETCKPALRIHQLAPSYHARFADRTELRVFADADAMAAEVAAVCGPAEARRYRRLRDWLARIYAAEYAEFMDTNFDSPLDLVRLPEKRRALATLVRLGGFGRLGPRVGRFLRDPRLARLFTFQALYAGLPPTAALSVYGAIPHMDTSLGVYFPEGGMRAIASAMAEAFTAAGGTLELGTEVTGVDYTRRRATRVRTADGRGFDCDALVLTADLGAIDRFGVRRRRGLRAAPSAVVAHGTVPAALARTWPVQAHHIIEFGQAWRQTFAEITGRRGRGRLMSDPSLLLTRPALTDPGLHITRADGAHEPLSVLAPCPNLDSAALDWRRIGPAYLRELLGVLEARGYHGIAEHFTVDHLDTPRTWQEQGMLAGTPFSAAHLFRQTGPFRPRNFPHASDNVVIAGCGTTPGVGVPTTLLSGKLAATRITGE, from the coding sequence ATGCCTGACGTGAAAACCGTTGCCGGACCGACGGATCGCGTGGTCGTCGTCGGGGCGGGACTATCCGGCTTGTCCGCGGCTCTGTATCTGACCGGCGCCGGACGCCAGGTCACCCTGCTCGAACGAGCCGATCACCCGGGCGGCCGGGTCGGGCGCTATCAGGGGGCGGATTACGAGATCGACTCCGGCGCCACCATTTTGACGCTGCCCGAGCTGGTCGCCGACGCGCTCGCCGCGGTCGGCCGCACACCCGAGACCTGCAAGCCCGCGCTGCGCATCCATCAGCTCGCGCCGAGCTACCACGCCCGCTTCGCCGACCGCACCGAACTGCGGGTGTTCGCCGACGCCGACGCGATGGCGGCGGAAGTCGCGGCGGTCTGCGGCCCCGCCGAGGCCCGCCGCTATCGGCGACTACGGGACTGGCTGGCCCGGATCTACGCCGCCGAGTACGCCGAATTCATGGACACCAATTTCGATTCGCCGCTGGACCTGGTGCGGCTGCCCGAAAAGCGGCGCGCCCTGGCGACTTTGGTGCGTCTCGGCGGGTTCGGCAGGCTCGGGCCGCGGGTCGGGCGCTTCCTGCGCGACCCGCGACTGGCCCGGCTGTTCACCTTCCAGGCGCTGTACGCGGGCCTGCCGCCCACCGCGGCGCTCTCGGTGTACGGCGCGATCCCGCACATGGACACCTCGCTGGGCGTCTACTTCCCGGAAGGCGGCATGCGGGCCATCGCCTCGGCCATGGCCGAGGCGTTCACCGCGGCGGGCGGCACGCTCGAACTCGGCACCGAGGTCACCGGCGTGGACTACACGCGGCGGCGCGCCACCCGGGTCCGCACCGCGGACGGCCGTGGCTTCGACTGCGACGCCCTCGTGCTCACCGCCGATCTCGGCGCCATCGACCGGTTCGGCGTGCGCCGCCGCCGCGGCCTGCGCGCCGCGCCGTCGGCCGTGGTCGCGCACGGGACGGTGCCCGCGGCGCTCGCGCGGACCTGGCCGGTGCAGGCCCATCACATCATCGAGTTCGGGCAGGCGTGGCGGCAGACCTTCGCCGAGATCACCGGACGACGCGGCCGCGGCCGGCTGATGAGCGACCCGTCGCTGCTGCTGACCCGTCCAGCGCTCACCGACCCCGGGCTGCACATCACCCGCGCAGACGGTGCGCACGAACCGCTGTCCGTGCTCGCTCCGTGCCCGAATCTGGACTCGGCCGCACTGGATTGGCGCCGCATCGGGCCCGCGTATCTGCGCGAGTTGCTCGGGGTATTGGAAGCGCGCGGTTACCACGGCATCGCCGAGCACTTCACCGTCGACCATCTGGACACCCCGCGCACCTGGCAGGAACAAGGGATGCTCGCCGGAACTCCCTTCTCCGCAGCTCACCTGTTCCGGCAGACCGGACCATTTCGCCCGCGCAATTTTCCGCATGCCAGCGACAATGTGGTTATCGCAGGTTGCGGCACCACACCGGGGGTCGGCGTGCCGACGACTCTGCTGTCCGGAAAACTGGCGGCAACCCGGATAACCGGTGAATAA
- a CDS encoding polyprenyl synthetase family protein: MEATLSAGTGTQTPHRTSAAELIAPIPGTPAFVAAVEGALTRFFADRRGTVEELGPVFVEAADALELFVLRGGKRTRPAFAWTGWLGAGGDAAGPDAAAVLTACAALELVQACALIHDDIIDSSRTRRRFPTVHVDFETRHRDRGWAGDSAHFGASVAILVGDLALAWADDMVHASGLEPTAIARFAPVWAGMRTEVLGGQLLDINGEAGGDESVEAALRINRYKTAAYTVERPLHLGAAIADADADLVAAYRTFGTDIGIAFQLRDDLLGVFGDPAITGKPSGDDLREGKHTVLLAEALRRADASDPAAAKLLRTSVGTDLDADEVAHLRTVLTDLGAADEVERRITELTDAGLAAIETSTATPAAKQQLRAMALAATKRTA, encoded by the coding sequence TTGGAGGCCACGCTGTCCGCCGGAACCGGTACCCAGACGCCGCACCGCACCTCGGCGGCCGAGCTGATCGCGCCGATCCCGGGGACGCCCGCCTTCGTCGCGGCCGTGGAAGGCGCGCTGACCAGGTTCTTCGCTGACCGCCGCGGGACGGTCGAGGAGCTCGGCCCGGTCTTCGTCGAGGCCGCGGACGCGCTGGAACTGTTCGTGCTGCGCGGCGGCAAACGCACCAGGCCCGCGTTCGCGTGGACCGGCTGGCTCGGCGCGGGCGGCGACGCCGCGGGCCCGGACGCCGCCGCCGTTTTGACCGCGTGCGCGGCCCTGGAACTGGTCCAGGCGTGCGCGCTGATCCACGACGACATCATCGATTCCTCGCGCACCCGCCGCCGCTTCCCGACGGTGCACGTCGACTTCGAAACCCGGCACCGCGACCGCGGCTGGGCGGGTGATTCCGCGCACTTCGGCGCCAGCGTGGCCATCCTGGTCGGCGACCTGGCCCTGGCCTGGGCCGACGACATGGTGCACGCCTCCGGTCTCGAACCGACGGCCATCGCCCGGTTCGCCCCGGTGTGGGCCGGCATGCGCACCGAGGTGCTCGGCGGTCAGCTGCTCGACATCAACGGCGAGGCGGGCGGCGACGAGTCGGTCGAGGCGGCGCTGCGCATCAACCGGTACAAGACCGCCGCCTACACCGTCGAGCGCCCGCTGCACCTCGGCGCGGCCATCGCCGACGCCGACGCCGATCTGGTCGCGGCCTACCGCACCTTCGGCACCGATATCGGCATCGCGTTCCAGCTGCGCGACGACCTGCTCGGCGTCTTCGGCGACCCCGCGATCACCGGCAAACCCTCCGGCGACGATCTGCGCGAAGGCAAACACACGGTGCTGCTGGCCGAAGCCCTGCGCCGCGCCGACGCGTCCGACCCGGCGGCCGCGAAACTGCTGCGCACCAGCGTCGGCACCGATCTCGACGCGGACGAGGTGGCCCACCTGCGCACGGTGCTCACCGATCTCGGCGCCGCCGACGAGGTGGAGCGCCGGATCACCGAGCTGACCGACGCGGGCTTGGCCGCCATCGAGACGAGCACCGCGACACCCGCCGCGAAGCAGCAATTGCGCGCCATGGCCTTGGCCGCGACCAAACGCACCGCGTGA